In Rhodopirellula islandica, the following proteins share a genomic window:
- the pgsB gene encoding poly-gamma-glutamate synthase PgsB produces the protein MNGTFALVAFAASVCATAMVEAYWYRRQLLKIPFRIHVNGTRGKSSVTRLIAAGLRSGGLRTCAKTTGTLARMILPDGKELPIFRPDRANVIEQKRIVQTAVGHKADALVIECMALQPLLQSVCELKLVRSTHGVITNARADHLDVMGPTRLDVARALSATTPISGNMFTAEDRADSLSVMKEACDDRGSELLVTTADDANEITQDELAQFSYLEHAENVALALKVCQSMGIARDVALQGMWEAQPDPGAMRVHAQTVHGNTWHFVNAFAANDPESTTRIWDAAYNYFPGVTQRVLVMNCRVDRADRSTTMAEAVATWAPADRYVIIGSGTDIFLRRLLKRGIHPDKVICLGNAAGPELVQSVLESFRREQHLATASQSQFHVGTAVAEPVEAMEPSTMMLMGIGNVAGPGMELADHFGQDQGWERFRTPVTHPARVLEMV, from the coding sequence GTGAACGGCACGTTTGCATTGGTGGCATTTGCCGCCTCCGTGTGCGCTACCGCTATGGTCGAAGCGTACTGGTATCGTCGTCAACTTCTCAAAATCCCTTTTCGAATCCACGTCAACGGCACTCGCGGCAAGTCCTCGGTGACACGTTTGATCGCGGCGGGGCTGCGCTCCGGCGGCCTCCGAACCTGTGCCAAAACCACTGGCACACTGGCCCGAATGATCCTTCCCGATGGGAAAGAGCTGCCGATTTTTCGACCGGACCGCGCCAACGTCATCGAACAAAAACGAATCGTTCAAACCGCAGTCGGGCACAAGGCCGATGCGCTCGTGATTGAGTGCATGGCGCTGCAACCCTTGCTGCAATCGGTTTGTGAACTGAAACTGGTTCGTTCGACTCACGGTGTCATCACCAACGCTCGCGCCGATCACTTGGATGTGATGGGGCCGACTCGTTTGGATGTGGCCCGCGCCCTGTCCGCGACCACCCCCATCAGCGGCAACATGTTCACCGCCGAAGATCGCGCGGACAGTTTGTCTGTGATGAAAGAAGCCTGCGACGACCGCGGAAGCGAGTTGTTGGTCACCACGGCAGACGATGCCAACGAAATCACCCAAGACGAACTGGCCCAGTTCAGTTACCTGGAACACGCCGAGAACGTTGCCTTGGCACTCAAAGTTTGCCAGTCCATGGGCATCGCTCGCGACGTGGCCCTGCAAGGCATGTGGGAAGCTCAACCGGACCCGGGTGCGATGCGTGTGCACGCTCAAACCGTTCACGGCAACACGTGGCACTTCGTCAACGCGTTCGCTGCCAACGACCCGGAATCAACCACCCGAATCTGGGATGCGGCCTACAACTATTTCCCAGGTGTCACCCAGCGTGTGTTGGTCATGAACTGCCGCGTCGACCGCGCCGATCGCTCGACCACCATGGCCGAGGCCGTGGCGACTTGGGCACCCGCGGATCGCTATGTGATCATTGGATCGGGCACGGACATCTTCCTACGGCGATTGCTCAAACGTGGGATTCATCCTGACAAAGTCATTTGTTTGGGGAATGCGGCTGGTCCCGAACTGGTTCAGTCGGTGTTGGAATCGTTTCGCCGCGAACAACACCTGGCAACCGCTTCCCAATCGCAATTCCATGTTGGAACAGCAGTCGCTGAACCTGTGGAAGCAATGGAACCCTCGACCATGATGCTGATGGGAATCGGCAATGTGGCCGGGCCCGGCATGGAATTGGCCGATCACTTCGGACAGGACCAGGGGTGGGAACGTTTCCGCACGCCTGTGACACATCCGGCACGAGTCTTGGAGATGGTTTGA
- the pgsC gene encoding poly-gamma-glutamate biosynthesis protein PgsC has protein sequence MEWLALSIGIGLIVSLIFTEAFGLSVGGMIVPGYLALAFDQPATIIATIAAALVTAWVVYQIDRWAILFGRRRVVLTMVVGFAIAATLRSMVELAFPAMPVGVALEAGTSAASMMMAGTTVIGFVIPGLVALWIARSGVVQTLSPLVIATSLVYLVLVTAGVETLV, from the coding sequence ATGGAATGGCTCGCTTTGTCGATCGGCATTGGCCTGATCGTCAGTTTGATTTTCACCGAAGCGTTTGGCCTCAGCGTCGGCGGGATGATTGTCCCGGGTTACTTGGCACTGGCGTTCGATCAACCGGCGACGATCATCGCCACGATCGCTGCCGCTTTGGTGACGGCCTGGGTCGTCTACCAGATCGATCGCTGGGCGATCCTGTTTGGTCGTCGGCGAGTGGTGCTGACGATGGTGGTTGGATTTGCGATCGCAGCGACGCTGCGGTCCATGGTGGAACTCGCTTTCCCAGCGATGCCGGTCGGCGTTGCCTTGGAAGCGGGCACGTCCGCTGCCTCCATGATGATGGCCGGAACCACGGTCATCGGTTTTGTCATTCCAGGGTTGGTCGCTCTCTGGATTGCTCGCAGCGGCGTGGTGCAAACGTTGTCGCCGCTGGTGATTGCGACGTCTTTGGTCTACTTGGTCCTTGTGACGGCAGGTGTTGAAACGCTGGTATGA
- the pgsW gene encoding poly-gamma-glutamate system protein, whose protein sequence is MKKLYYRPQKISSGSLLFLAALSVATVLALRAMPHQMGGWSTMVASLYGIPDLKDRMLEASERADIAFDAIHAKRLELGHPLLDAQDPADTGMVGPSMSAVTTLPGHLPAKQTSINPNFAAVAMRLLVDAGVRPGDRIAIGCTGSFPALNIAVYSAAESLGAHPTIISSAASSQFGANSPDMMWPDMEKLLADQGILAYRSLEISRGGFRDRAAGMTDDTREILDAAIKRSGVPIMDSVDDADAIERRMVAYSKAAEDETYAVYINVGGGDASVGGTEGNNSIGEGLISPKQLVTIQKKAGSPEAVDCVATRFLASGVPVINMINVVALANQYGLPIASATKVEVGQGMVYTIIDPRRVLALIGIFFITAATAIVVKPPHRLTKWLQQRGWFGDQPKDQPQYMV, encoded by the coding sequence ATGAAGAAACTGTATTACCGCCCTCAGAAAATCTCGTCGGGTTCGCTGTTGTTCCTCGCCGCCCTTTCGGTGGCAACGGTTCTCGCGCTTCGCGCCATGCCCCATCAAATGGGCGGATGGAGCACGATGGTGGCCAGCCTGTACGGCATCCCGGATCTGAAAGACCGCATGCTGGAAGCATCCGAACGGGCAGACATCGCCTTCGACGCGATCCATGCCAAGCGTTTGGAACTCGGCCACCCGCTGCTCGATGCGCAGGACCCAGCCGACACCGGGATGGTTGGCCCCTCGATGTCCGCCGTGACCACTTTGCCGGGTCACCTGCCTGCCAAGCAAACATCGATCAATCCAAACTTCGCCGCGGTTGCCATGCGATTGCTGGTCGATGCCGGCGTTCGGCCTGGCGATCGCATTGCGATTGGGTGCACCGGATCCTTTCCCGCTCTGAACATCGCGGTCTACAGTGCCGCCGAATCGTTGGGAGCTCATCCGACCATCATCAGCAGTGCGGCCTCCAGCCAATTTGGCGCGAACTCACCGGACATGATGTGGCCGGACATGGAAAAACTGCTGGCCGACCAAGGCATCTTGGCCTACCGCAGCTTGGAAATTTCACGCGGCGGTTTTCGCGACCGCGCTGCGGGGATGACCGATGACACTCGCGAGATCTTGGACGCCGCGATCAAGCGAAGCGGGGTGCCGATCATGGACAGTGTCGACGACGCCGATGCCATCGAGCGACGCATGGTTGCCTATTCCAAAGCCGCGGAAGACGAAACCTACGCCGTGTACATCAACGTCGGCGGTGGAGACGCATCCGTCGGCGGCACGGAAGGCAACAATAGCATCGGCGAAGGTTTGATCTCTCCCAAACAACTCGTCACCATCCAAAAGAAGGCTGGTTCCCCGGAGGCCGTTGACTGTGTCGCAACACGGTTCCTGGCGTCGGGTGTGCCGGTGATCAACATGATCAACGTGGTGGCGTTGGCAAACCAATACGGGCTGCCAATTGCATCGGCAACCAAGGTGGAAGTCGGTCAAGGGATGGTTTACACCATCATCGACCCACGTCGAGTGCTGGCATTGATCGGGATCTTCTTCATCACGGCAGCCACTGCGATTGTGGTCAAACCGCCGCATCGATTGACGAAGTGGTTGCAACAACGAGGTTGGTTCGGCGACCAGCCCAAAGATCAGCCGCAATACATGGTCTGA
- a CDS encoding prenyltransferase/squalene oxidase repeat-containing protein, translated as MATVSETSLPDHDLVDATLADETPGAEEAAPRRRMGFLKAAPAWLISTLFHIGVILILGLVTFADPVKIINVLSATSNGEEGPEIEEFQIEQIDPGDMVEMEEFTEQVELSEALDTTETMQVDVAMDMPSVPMEMTDLASDMAPVAQTLQTLSSVSMTAMDSRSVDMKKKLLREYGGSAASEAAVTEALKWLALHQAPNGGWTFQHNLVCNGKCGDPGEPKRVGAVNAATAMALLPFLGAGQTHYSGDFKNVVRGGLLFLIANGKKGTVRGLPVLDLSESAGNGMYSHGLAAIVLSEAYAMTEDPALAVPTQQAINYIVTSQCADGGWRYQPRDASGGDTSVVGWQVMALKSAYMGHLIVPPQTINGSTLFLDKVQSNGGAMYGYQSPSTRVRPACTAAGLLCRMYLGWDKNHPGLQKGVETLVDIGVRKDNIYYDYYAAQVLRHVGGPEWDKFNTELRDWLVETQSQSGGSKGSWYFPQAGTHTGPKEGGRLAATSFATMILEVYYRHMPLYAEQEEEDAFPL; from the coding sequence ATGGCCACGGTTTCGGAAACGTCCTTGCCAGATCACGACCTTGTCGACGCAACCTTGGCGGATGAAACGCCAGGTGCGGAAGAGGCTGCCCCACGCCGTCGCATGGGATTCTTGAAAGCCGCTCCCGCTTGGTTGATCAGCACGCTGTTCCACATCGGTGTGATTTTGATTCTCGGTTTGGTCACGTTTGCCGACCCCGTCAAAATCATCAACGTGTTGTCGGCGACATCGAACGGTGAAGAAGGCCCTGAGATCGAAGAGTTCCAAATCGAACAGATTGATCCCGGTGACATGGTTGAAATGGAAGAGTTCACCGAACAGGTGGAGCTTTCCGAAGCCCTTGATACAACCGAAACGATGCAGGTCGATGTGGCGATGGACATGCCTTCGGTGCCAATGGAGATGACGGATTTGGCGTCCGACATGGCTCCCGTCGCGCAGACATTGCAAACGTTGTCGTCGGTTTCGATGACCGCAATGGACAGCCGTTCGGTGGACATGAAGAAGAAACTGTTGCGGGAGTATGGCGGGTCGGCCGCCAGCGAAGCGGCGGTCACCGAGGCACTCAAGTGGTTGGCTCTTCACCAAGCACCCAACGGCGGATGGACGTTTCAACACAACCTGGTTTGCAACGGCAAGTGCGGCGACCCCGGCGAACCCAAGCGAGTCGGAGCTGTCAACGCAGCGACCGCGATGGCTTTGCTGCCGTTCTTAGGTGCCGGGCAAACGCACTACTCGGGTGACTTCAAGAATGTCGTCCGAGGTGGTTTGTTGTTTTTGATCGCCAACGGAAAGAAAGGCACGGTCCGCGGGTTGCCCGTGTTGGATTTGTCGGAATCAGCTGGCAACGGGATGTACTCGCATGGCTTGGCGGCGATCGTTCTCAGCGAAGCCTATGCGATGACCGAGGACCCCGCGCTTGCCGTTCCGACTCAGCAAGCGATCAATTACATCGTCACCTCCCAGTGTGCAGACGGTGGATGGCGTTATCAGCCCCGCGATGCTTCGGGCGGTGACACGTCCGTGGTGGGGTGGCAAGTGATGGCGCTGAAAAGCGCTTACATGGGGCACCTGATTGTGCCGCCACAGACCATCAACGGATCGACTTTGTTTTTAGACAAGGTCCAGTCCAACGGGGGTGCGATGTACGGTTATCAGTCGCCTTCCACACGAGTCCGCCCGGCTTGCACCGCCGCAGGGTTGTTGTGCCGCATGTACTTGGGTTGGGATAAAAATCACCCCGGATTGCAAAAGGGCGTGGAGACGTTGGTCGACATTGGTGTTCGCAAGGACAACATCTATTACGACTACTACGCTGCCCAAGTGTTGCGGCATGTTGGTGGCCCAGAATGGGACAAGTTCAACACGGAGCTGCGGGATTGGTTGGTGGAAACTCAATCGCAATCCGGTGGCAGCAAAGGCAGTTGGTACTTCCCACAAGCCGGAACGCACACCGGCCCCAAAGAAGGCGGCCGCTTGGCCGCCACTTCGTTCGCAACAATGATCCTCGAGGTGTACTACCGGCACATGCCGCTGTACGCCGAACAGGAAGAAGAAGACGCGTTCCCATTGTAG
- a CDS encoding 3-hydroxyacyl-CoA dehydrogenase: MAESIRVLLVGAGVVGRAIATDHLLAGCEVWMADRDEAVLSEACDAVLQRTDGTADSASPWGALVPIPIVHLMPKVPDNPTINMDAVPVWLVIESIAEKLAIKQAFFAEVENWFSRSPILTTNTSTLPIGEIAGAMNTHASRFCGMHFFMPVVGRHAAEIIVHPGTEEAVIAVCEEHVRRLRKAPLRVLDSPGFVVNRMLAPYLNLAMQLLCAGVSAATIREAALRYGMPMSPFELIDLIGPRTAFDGGRVVWQSFPHRMDPSPLLPAMVKRSLLGVAGGKGFYNYAEDGVRAGDELSAEASELVDRYSRDDFGAAEINGDISLVADMFAAAMWREAQAIAETGVADDETIDLAMSGGLGYSTPDSNATWRGHMDAIRDERLLPLADRFAKLKSLQ, encoded by the coding sequence GTGGCGGAATCGATTCGAGTGTTGTTGGTGGGCGCGGGAGTCGTCGGCCGCGCGATTGCGACAGATCATCTGTTGGCAGGATGCGAAGTCTGGATGGCGGACCGGGATGAAGCGGTGCTGTCAGAAGCCTGCGATGCAGTGCTCCAGCGGACCGACGGGACAGCCGATTCGGCGTCGCCGTGGGGAGCGTTGGTCCCGATTCCGATTGTGCACCTGATGCCCAAGGTGCCGGACAACCCTACGATCAACATGGATGCTGTTCCGGTTTGGTTGGTGATCGAATCAATCGCCGAAAAACTGGCGATCAAACAGGCGTTCTTTGCCGAGGTTGAAAACTGGTTTTCGCGATCACCGATTTTGACCACCAACACCTCGACTTTGCCGATTGGTGAGATCGCCGGTGCAATGAACACGCATGCCTCACGGTTCTGTGGGATGCACTTTTTCATGCCCGTGGTGGGACGCCACGCAGCGGAAATCATTGTGCATCCCGGAACCGAGGAAGCGGTCATCGCAGTTTGCGAAGAACACGTTCGGCGCTTGAGAAAGGCTCCGCTGCGAGTCTTGGATTCGCCGGGGTTTGTTGTCAATCGTATGCTGGCTCCGTATTTGAATCTTGCGATGCAGTTGTTGTGCGCTGGCGTGTCGGCCGCCACCATTCGCGAAGCGGCGCTGCGTTATGGCATGCCGATGTCGCCGTTCGAATTGATTGACTTGATCGGTCCGCGGACCGCGTTTGATGGTGGGCGAGTGGTTTGGCAATCGTTCCCGCACCGGATGGATCCTTCGCCGCTGTTGCCTGCGATGGTCAAACGTTCCCTGCTCGGCGTGGCTGGAGGCAAAGGGTTTTACAACTACGCAGAGGATGGCGTGCGGGCGGGGGACGAACTCTCCGCAGAGGCAAGTGAGCTTGTCGATCGCTATTCCCGCGATGACTTTGGTGCGGCAGAAATCAACGGTGACATTTCTTTGGTCGCCGACATGTTCGCGGCCGCCATGTGGCGTGAAGCCCAAGCGATTGCGGAGACGGGCGTTGCCGATGACGAGACCATTGATCTCGCAATGTCGGGTGGGTTGGGCTACTCAACGCCCGATTCCAATGCGACTTGGCGAGGTCACATGGACGCGATTCGGGACGAGCGTTTGCTTCCGCTTGCGGATCGCTTCGCCAAGCTCAAGTCACTCCAGTAG
- a CDS encoding YdjY domain-containing protein: MFMKSVSDVRRSRLATNPGTLPGLVSGEVLSAGLLRHSRGGSGWLVVILVALLGNAGASIASAQDDSGKTEPATEKVNERSLGIPAADDPDPNDDAAIRAELEEWDRQMRAMADKYAAPPNAKQITKLPDLWIDPKAKRAYLDGYVTMRNGGLEMFACPVGTKEHESVVAAFAKSKEVHAALLALGTKSGTPVSYDPEFKPPTGQPVAVWVTWRDEKGAFKVADARTWVQNNESKKALAEQWVFAGSQLWTDPVDKVTHYSADSGDMICVSNFSSAMLDVPFSSSAQAGNLLFVAFTEHIPEQATSVRLVLVPQFENDPNATTPPDETILPLAKKPAQDSAEKAGEVKAKPESSDNAAGTR, translated from the coding sequence ATGTTCATGAAATCTGTTTCAGACGTTCGCCGGTCTCGTTTGGCAACCAATCCAGGGACCTTGCCTGGGTTGGTGAGCGGCGAAGTTCTCTCCGCCGGTCTATTGAGACATTCTCGGGGGGGCAGCGGGTGGCTGGTGGTGATCCTGGTCGCGTTGCTCGGAAACGCGGGGGCGTCGATCGCCTCGGCTCAAGACGACTCCGGCAAAACCGAGCCAGCCACGGAAAAGGTGAATGAACGTTCGCTTGGAATTCCGGCGGCGGATGATCCCGATCCGAACGATGACGCAGCCATTCGAGCCGAGTTGGAAGAGTGGGATCGGCAGATGCGTGCAATGGCGGACAAATACGCCGCGCCTCCGAACGCCAAACAGATCACCAAGCTTCCCGATTTGTGGATCGATCCAAAAGCCAAGCGGGCCTATCTCGATGGCTACGTGACGATGCGAAACGGTGGATTGGAAATGTTCGCTTGCCCGGTTGGAACCAAGGAACACGAATCGGTTGTCGCTGCCTTCGCGAAAAGCAAAGAAGTTCATGCGGCGTTGCTGGCGCTGGGAACCAAATCTGGGACGCCGGTTTCTTACGACCCGGAATTCAAACCGCCAACCGGCCAACCGGTCGCTGTCTGGGTGACTTGGCGAGATGAAAAGGGAGCGTTCAAAGTGGCTGACGCGAGAACTTGGGTTCAGAACAACGAGTCCAAGAAGGCATTGGCTGAGCAGTGGGTGTTCGCAGGCAGCCAGCTCTGGACGGACCCGGTCGACAAGGTCACGCATTACTCCGCTGATTCAGGTGACATGATCTGCGTGTCCAATTTCAGCAGTGCGATGTTAGATGTGCCATTTTCCAGCAGTGCCCAAGCCGGCAATCTGTTGTTTGTCGCGTTCACCGAGCACATTCCCGAACAAGCGACTTCGGTTCGGTTGGTCTTGGTACCGCAGTTTGAAAACGATCCCAACGCGACCACGCCCCCGGACGAAACGATTTTGCCGTTAGCAAAAAAGCCCGCCCAAGATTCCGCTGAGAAGGCCGGCGAAGTCAAAGCGAAGCCTGAGTCGAGCGACAACGCCGCAGGAACTCGCTGA
- the mqnB gene encoding futalosine hydrolase, with the protein MADAKSTLLLIPTSGERSKLLSHSDSLALASRGWHCELCGFGLVAAAASTMQAIQVHQPERVILAGIAGGLSDSAAVGSAHWFAGVICDGIGVGEGNAFVSADSLAWKQWAGTDGQSSDSIGDRLELPVPDQTAHSINTLVSVCAASSEAALASRRRSLAGSPPAEAVIAEDMEAFGVAMACRMTSTPCMVVRGISNVAGDRDHSQWQIDLAIQAVAGRLAELD; encoded by the coding sequence GTGGCGGACGCTAAGTCCACTCTGCTATTGATTCCAACTTCGGGTGAACGCTCGAAGCTACTGAGCCATTCGGACTCCCTTGCACTGGCTTCCCGAGGTTGGCACTGCGAGTTGTGCGGGTTCGGTTTAGTGGCTGCTGCTGCCTCCACCATGCAAGCGATTCAGGTCCATCAACCGGAGCGAGTCATCTTGGCCGGAATCGCGGGCGGTTTATCCGATTCTGCAGCGGTCGGTTCAGCACACTGGTTCGCAGGTGTGATTTGCGATGGGATCGGCGTGGGGGAAGGCAACGCGTTTGTTTCCGCGGATTCGCTGGCATGGAAACAGTGGGCAGGCACCGACGGGCAGTCATCCGATTCAATCGGTGACCGCTTGGAACTGCCTGTTCCTGATCAGACGGCCCATTCGATCAACACGCTGGTCAGCGTCTGCGCCGCGTCTTCGGAGGCGGCCCTGGCGAGTCGTCGTCGAAGTCTGGCCGGTTCGCCTCCGGCTGAGGCAGTGATCGCGGAAGACATGGAAGCGTTTGGCGTCGCGATGGCGTGCCGAATGACATCGACCCCGTGCATGGTCGTTCGCGGAATCAGCAACGTTGCCGGTGATCGCGACCATTCCCAATGGCAGATCGACTTGGCGATTCAGGCGGTTGCTGGTCGGTTGGCTGAACTGGATTGA
- a CDS encoding nucleoside monophosphate kinase, with the protein MDSLDEAPEISNSDADLPPTGSGVVEDQASQLVTDEAVAAAAEHSVEDLEVKDAHVIFTNVWNDLEEEYGRENLRFTKELILLGGAPGSGKGTNSGFISKARGLTCDPIVVSSLLDTPEAQRIKEAGGMVGDTEVVGILFRKLLEEEYRDGCILDGFPRTRVQVECLHQLVQKMNQLYREYHSTPLAINFRKPTVHAVVLFIDEKTSIERQLLRGRKIAEHNERVETENDGEPLELRLTDLDPTAAKRRYRVFKEKTWDALQSLKKIYHYHFIDAGGDIAEVERNIRSELEYQSSLELDPETYDAVRHLPLATELGVHARQELVRRLDGYQLEHKELFQHVIEIIQSRFMPIVRRHAIAGLAVVNSEDPIFEDPMTLAMVIDVFAERGFRAVANINLAETPDHFDLQTGKITCVTKKIYRFQIRFAGSEIRRGGR; encoded by the coding sequence ATGGACTCACTGGACGAAGCTCCCGAAATCTCAAATTCGGACGCTGATTTGCCACCCACGGGCTCCGGCGTGGTGGAAGACCAAGCGTCTCAACTGGTGACCGATGAAGCGGTCGCTGCCGCGGCAGAACATTCCGTGGAAGATCTGGAGGTCAAAGACGCCCACGTGATTTTCACCAACGTCTGGAATGACTTGGAAGAAGAGTACGGCCGCGAAAATTTGCGGTTCACCAAAGAGTTGATTCTGTTGGGCGGTGCACCGGGGTCGGGGAAAGGAACCAACAGCGGTTTCATCTCCAAGGCACGCGGTTTGACTTGCGATCCGATTGTGGTCAGCAGTCTGCTCGACACGCCCGAAGCCCAACGCATCAAAGAAGCTGGTGGCATGGTCGGCGACACCGAAGTCGTCGGGATTTTGTTCCGCAAACTTCTGGAAGAAGAGTACCGCGACGGATGCATCTTGGACGGGTTCCCGCGAACGCGCGTTCAAGTGGAGTGTCTGCATCAGTTGGTTCAGAAAATGAATCAGCTTTATCGTGAATATCATTCGACGCCGCTGGCGATCAATTTCCGCAAACCCACCGTTCACGCGGTGGTGTTGTTCATCGACGAAAAGACCAGCATCGAACGGCAGTTGCTGCGTGGTCGGAAGATCGCCGAACACAACGAACGGGTCGAAACCGAGAACGACGGTGAGCCCCTTGAGCTGCGTTTGACGGACCTCGATCCCACCGCCGCAAAACGACGGTATCGCGTGTTCAAGGAGAAAACCTGGGACGCACTGCAGTCGTTGAAGAAGATTTACCACTACCACTTCATCGATGCGGGCGGCGACATCGCAGAAGTCGAACGCAACATCCGCAGTGAATTGGAATACCAATCGTCGCTCGAGTTGGACCCGGAAACCTACGACGCGGTCCGGCACCTGCCTTTGGCAACCGAACTTGGCGTTCACGCACGTCAGGAACTGGTCCGTCGTCTGGATGGGTATCAACTGGAACACAAAGAATTGTTCCAGCATGTGATTGAGATCATTCAAAGTCGCTTCATGCCAATTGTGCGTCGTCACGCGATTGCTGGTTTGGCAGTCGTGAACAGTGAAGACCCGATCTTCGAAGACCCCATGACATTGGCGATGGTGATCGATGTGTTTGCCGAGCGTGGTTTCCGCGCGGTCGCCAACATCAATCTGGCGGAGACCCCGGATCACTTCGATTTGCAGACCGGCAAGATCACTTGCGTGACCAAGAAGATTTATCGCTTCCAAATTCGGTTTGCAGGCTCGGAAATTCGTCGTGGCGGACGCTAA
- a CDS encoding ABC transporter permease has protein sequence MSGKSPPDSRLSSFHKEPTALLKRGLNTAGPLLALVIVVLFFAVAEWVTGSDGNFASMASVRLVGVQSVKIGIASLGMTLIIVSGGIDLSAGTAAALCGCVAALTLDNEWSIFAALAMAVGAGALCGLFNGVLIAGLRLTPFIISLGSMTIFMGLGKSLSDQGGTITPPAETIPEWLWASVTPFPSPEWIAYPVMPNFGWGVWLTVALAIATALLMHQTVFGRHVFAIGSSEATARLCGVKVRQTKILVYVIAGALFGLAGCVDIARLGKGDASAGMGLELEIIAAVVIGGGSLLGGRGSVVGTLCGVLIMSVIAHGCTSLGLENHIENILLGVIIVAAVYVDRLRALKKDSA, from the coding sequence TTGAGCGGCAAAAGCCCGCCTGATTCGCGTCTGTCATCTTTTCATAAGGAACCCACTGCGTTGTTGAAGCGAGGATTGAATACCGCTGGACCCCTGTTGGCGTTGGTGATCGTGGTCCTGTTCTTTGCCGTTGCGGAATGGGTGACCGGGAGCGATGGGAACTTCGCGTCCATGGCATCCGTGCGATTGGTGGGCGTTCAGAGCGTCAAAATCGGCATCGCGTCGCTGGGAATGACCTTGATCATCGTCAGTGGCGGCATCGATTTGTCCGCGGGAACTGCCGCGGCCTTGTGTGGCTGTGTCGCGGCACTGACGCTCGACAACGAATGGTCGATTTTCGCGGCGCTGGCGATGGCGGTCGGCGCGGGCGCACTGTGCGGGTTGTTCAACGGTGTCTTGATCGCGGGACTGAGGCTGACCCCGTTCATCATCTCGTTGGGGTCGATGACGATCTTCATGGGATTGGGGAAAAGCCTGTCGGATCAGGGCGGCACGATCACACCTCCGGCAGAAACAATCCCTGAGTGGTTGTGGGCATCGGTGACGCCGTTTCCCAGTCCGGAATGGATCGCCTACCCGGTGATGCCCAACTTTGGTTGGGGTGTTTGGTTGACCGTTGCTTTGGCGATCGCGACCGCACTGCTGATGCATCAAACGGTGTTTGGCCGTCACGTGTTCGCGATTGGATCCAGTGAAGCGACGGCGAGATTGTGCGGTGTGAAGGTCCGTCAAACCAAGATTTTGGTCTACGTGATCGCGGGTGCGTTGTTTGGTTTGGCAGGCTGTGTCGACATCGCCCGGCTCGGAAAAGGCGACGCGTCGGCGGGGATGGGATTGGAACTGGAGATCATCGCTGCGGTGGTGATCGGCGGTGGATCATTGCTGGGAGGACGCGGCAGCGTGGTCGGAACGTTGTGCGGGGTGTTGATCATGAGCGTGATCGCTCACGGTTGCACCTCGTTGGGATTGGAAAACCACATTGAAAACATCTTGTTGGGTGTGATCATTGTCGCGGCGGTTTACGTCGACCGACTGCGAGCTCTCAAGAAAGATTCGGCATGA